The Brachypodium distachyon strain Bd21 chromosome 4, Brachypodium_distachyon_v3.0, whole genome shotgun sequence nucleotide sequence TGGCAGGCTGTGAGCTGTTTTGGGCAACAGAGCGGAGACAATTGTTGAAAACGATGATCTAAAGTAGTGAATCAAAAATTGTTGCAAAGAAATCTTTCATATAGAGAGTAACCTTTGGTGGGTTCTCTTGGTTGCTCCCGGAGTTTGCTCCGCATTGTATATTTGAACTGTCATTTTTTGACTTCGTTTCTTCAGGAAAGGCTGCCCCATCATGCGCATTCAGAATCACACAATAGCAGTGTTCAGGATCTGATAAAACCTGCTCCAATTTAGAAACTCATTTTACTATTTAGGGTCAACTTAGAAGGTACAACCGTAAGTATCTACAACATTTGCGCGGTATTGCCAGAACACATTATTATATATTTCGGAATAAGAACTCACCACAGCATCAAAAGGGTCATCGAAGTCATCAACTGAGAAACAAATGTTGGGATATGCAGGTACTGTTTCTACAGCCTGTCAATGAGATATGAGagattatttatttatttatactAAAAGGTTGTCTCTTTCAAAAGATGATACCAGAAAAAAATTACCTTCCTTCGATCAAGACGGAAATTTACACGGCTAGGGGATGCATATACAGTTTTGGAAACCTTATAAACTGGAGGCAATCGCTTGCTTTTCTCTGCACGATTGCGAAGATCCCCAATGCTGCGGAAGTAGATCATAAGAATCAGATAACTGGCCACATATATTTACTGAGGTAAAGTTGGTTTTGCTTTGCATGACATATGATGACAGAGACTACTGGCCCTAAAATTTGTGAGCCCCCTAACATTCCAGCGCAAACTTATGCTAAATTATTCAGTCAACTAATGAACAAACTGTGAATGTACTACTAAACCAAACACATTTCTCATTTCTCAACCACTTCTCTGAAGAGATACTAGTGTTGACCCTATCTTAAATAACAGAGGAATCATCATATGACAACCGTATCACATTTCAACAAAGGATAAGAATCCAAGAAGCGAAATCTGCAAAGGATTTTACTGGCTAACATGCCAGAAGTGCTGTATTAATACCAGAAGATTTACCTTGTTAGATCACCCCAAAAAAGGTTTAAGTTGTTCATATGCATATTACAACCAGTTGTCAGAGTATACAAAACTCTTAGCAAAAATGTTACATAAACATACCTGTATATTGCAACTGTGACAGTATATGATGTGTGAGTGACTAAATTCAAATAGAATGAACGTTCCCAATCAATCTCAGACACATTAACATTGATGAGCTTTTCCAGCTGGTAATCGCCAAAGGAACATATTAGCCCACAAACTCAAtacaaaattatttttcttatcaGAGATTCTCCAACACTTTGTTAAACAAATAAGACATAAAGAAACTATGGTTAGGATTTGGGCAACGACACTTGTCTTACAAATTACACCTCATAAGCACAAACTTTGCAGTACTGTATATTCATTTATTCATGAATACAGAATTATAAACATAACTAGCATTAATAAATGTTAAACATATATAGCATAAAACCGCAATAGGTTCTGACAATGTCGTCATGCAACTCACAAATATAAAAGTTGCAGTACTGCATGTTCATATAGTTATACACGAAAAGTGTGTACCATCTCCTACAGAAGTTAAGAACAAAAACGAATTGAATAAGCTTCCCATACACAGAGGGTTACTCAAATAACATGTATGTTTTTCTGCCAAACAAGTCCGCTTCAACAGTAAGAGCGAAAACTGTTGGCTTATCTGGGTAATAGTACACATTTAGTTATTCCACACAAGGATTATCATGTCAGTGCAAGAACACAACTAAAAACACTGCATCAGCTAAATAAAATGAAGACAAGAAACATTATGGATAAAAGAGCAGATGTTCCAATACTAAGTGCAAGAACTTCAGAACAGAATAAAGAGCACACCTTGTTATGTTTGCAACTGAATAACAGTACAGTCTTGTAAATGCAAGAAGGGAGTGCCAAAAGAATGTGTAATGTATAAATTTTACTTTAATCTAGTATGAAGAAAGCCTCACAATGCACTAGCTGATCTGAAGTAAAGAAAATTTAGTGTAACTACATTTACCTTAGGAGCCCATCTCCGCACAAAAAATGGAGGTGGATCTTCGAAACCATGTGTTTTCTGCATTAACACCAAAGGGTGAGATGCATTTTGCATACAATAGAGACTTGACAGGAAAATATAAGGGAAATGAGCAGGACCAAAAGTACCATGCTATTGACAAAGAAGACGAGGTCGTCCTCTTCTCTGCTCTTTGACACCCTGCCACGCACAAAGAAAAGATCAAGCATTTCATGCCAGAATTTATCGTCCATTTCCACATCAGATGCATCATCTTCAGCCTCAACGACCGTCCATCCAATCAAATGTGAGTGTTTCTTCACCATGCTAAGCAATTCGAGCCTGAAAACAGAAACAGGCAGACCTCCTCAGATTGGATACCCTCTGAAACATATAGGTCTACTAAACTGATGCCCTCATAAATCTGGAAGATGGGATTAGCATTACAAAACAGCTAATGCAGGATACAACCACATTTTGAGGAGTCAACTGAAGCACAAGCGTTCAAGGTAGCTATGCTCCGGTCGAACTCCACATCTTAAACTCTTAAATTGTCAACTTAGCCTCTCTGTGCCGCCCGCTATCCCAATCTGATTTTTGCTTTTCTAAGATGGAATTGCACCTCCTAAGCCTAAATTGGAGGAAGCAGTTTATTGCTAATTTTGCTTAGGTGTGGGAGCAATCGAGAGACAGGCTCGAGGTTCCACTAAAGAGAAAGAGGGCGGGGACATGCCTAGAGggcgccgcgtcgccgccaccgAAGCTGGATGGTGACCTCTCTACGGCGATCTCCccggacggcgaggaggaggtagaaggcggcgccgccatggatGGGGATCGGAGGCGACTCGCGTCGGAAGCAACGGTACCGCGGCAGTGCACAGCGGTTGCCCAGC carries:
- the LOC100831903 gene encoding uncharacterized protein LOC100831903 isoform X3, with protein sequence MAAPPSTSSSPSGEIAVERSPSSFGGGDAAPSRLELLSMVKKHSHLIGWTVVEAEDDASDVEMDDKFWHEMLDLFFVRGRVSKSREEDDLVFFVNSMKTHGFEDPPPFFVRRWAPKLEKLINVNVSEIDWERSFYLNLVTHTSYTVTVAIYSIGDLRNRAEKSKRLPPVYKVSKTVYASPSRVNFRLDRRKAVETVPAYPNICFSVDDFDDPFDAVVLSDPEHCYCVILNAHDGAAFPEETKSKNDSSNIQCGANSGSNQENPPKLGNPNLGASCHLGKTILNLINFLCGALKDVVKLKLLFPGLQSHEKDPGDNFRVLVHRAVSAASKLAKHAYEAASANKRLDDELLPLKCCLMSVSLPWDYIAHDLLHKILVMHQETPPLDL
- the LOC100831903 gene encoding uncharacterized protein KIAA0930 homolog isoform X6; this translates as MAAPPSTSSSPSGEIAVERSPSSFGGGDAAPSRLELLSMVKKHSHLIGWTVVEAEDDASDVEMDDKFWHEMLDLFFVRGRVSKSREEDDLVFFVNSMKTHGFEDPPPFFVRRWAPKLEKLINVNVSEIDWERSFYLNLVTHTSYTVTVAIYSIGDLRNRAEKSKRLPPVYKVSKTVYASPSRVNFRLDRRKAVETVPAYPNICFSVDDFDDPFDAVVLSDPEHCYCVILNAHDGAAFPEETKSKNDSSNIQCGANSGSNQENPPKRTLFSGYVSYQNVREAYDAGKSKFGSFLSLGQDNTKPDKLFMRGPEGRGEVEVAVSGIAEP
- the LOC100831903 gene encoding uncharacterized protein KIAA0930 homolog isoform X2, which encodes MAAPPSTSSSPSGEIAVERSPSSFGGGDAAPSRLELLSMVKKHSHLIGWTVVEAEDDASDVEMDDKFWHEMLDLFFVRGRVSKSREEDDLVFFVNSMKTHGFEDPPPFFVRRWAPKLEKLINVNVSEIDWERSFYLNLVTHTSYTVTVAIYSIGDLRNRAEKSKRLPPVYKVSKTVYASPSRVNFRLDRRKAVETVPAYPNICFSVDDFDDPFDAVVLSDPEHCYCVILNAHDGAAFPEETKSKNDSSNIQCGANSGSNQENPPKRTLFSGYVSYQNVREAYDAGKSKFGSFLSLGQDNTKPDKLFMRGPEGRGEVEVAVSGIADQSHEKDPGDNFRVLVHRAVSAASKLAKHAYEAASANKRLDDELLPLKCCLMSVSLPWDYIAHDLLHKETPPLDL
- the LOC100831903 gene encoding uncharacterized protein KIAA0930 homolog isoform X1, translated to MAAPPSTSSSPSGEIAVERSPSSFGGGDAAPSRLELLSMVKKHSHLIGWTVVEAEDDASDVEMDDKFWHEMLDLFFVRGRVSKSREEDDLVFFVNSMKTHGFEDPPPFFVRRWAPKLEKLINVNVSEIDWERSFYLNLVTHTSYTVTVAIYSIGDLRNRAEKSKRLPPVYKVSKTVYASPSRVNFRLDRRKAVETVPAYPNICFSVDDFDDPFDAVVLSDPEHCYCVILNAHDGAAFPEETKSKNDSSNIQCGANSGSNQENPPKRTLFSGYVSYQNVREAYDAGKSKFGSFLSLGQDNTKPDKLFMRGPEGRGEVEVAVSGIADQSHEKDPGDNFRVLVHRAVSAASKLAKHAYEAASANKRLDDELLPLKCCLMSVSLPWDYIAHDLLHKILVMHQETPPLDL
- the LOC100831903 gene encoding uncharacterized protein LOC100831903 isoform X5 yields the protein MAAPPSTSSSPSGEIAVERSPSSFGGGDAAPSRLELLSMVKKHSHLIGWTVVEAEDDASDVEMDDKFWHEMLDLFFVRGRVSKSREEDDLVFFVNSMKTHGFEDPPPFFVRRWAPKLEKLINVNVSEIDWERSFYLNLVTHTSYTVTVAIYSIGDLRNRAEKSKRLPPVYKVSKTVYASPSRVNFRLDRRKAVETVPAYPNICFSVDDFDDPFDAVVLSDPEHCYCVILNAHDGAAFPEETKSKNDSSNIQCGANSGSNQENPPKRTLFSGYVSYQNVREAYDDQSHEKDPGDNFRVLVHRAVSAASKLAKHAYEAASANKRLDDELLPLKCCLMSVSLPWDYIAHDLLHKILVMHQETPPLDL
- the LOC100831903 gene encoding uncharacterized protein LOC100831903 isoform X4; protein product: MAAPPSTSSSPSGEIAVERSPSSFGGGDAAPSRLELLSMVKKHSHLIGWTVVEAEDDASDVEMDDKFWHEMLDLFFVRGRVSKSREEDDLVFFVNSMKTHGFEDPPPFFVRRWAPKLEKLINVNVSEIDWERSFYLNLVTHTSYTVTVAIYSIGDLRNRAEKSKRLPPVYKVSKTVYASPSRVNFRLDRRKAVETVPAYPNICFSVDDFDDPFDAVVLSDPEHCYCVILNAHDGAAFPEETKSKNDSSNIQCGANSGSNQENPPKRTLFSGYVSYQNVREAYDGRGEVEVAVSGIADQSHEKDPGDNFRVLVHRAVSAASKLAKHAYEAASANKRLDDELLPLKCCLMSVSLPWDYIAHDLLHKILVMHQETPPLDL